Genomic DNA from Naumovozyma dairenensis CBS 421 chromosome 11, complete genome:
TCAATGTTTGCAATCAAATCTTCTCTTGATGAACTCTTAGCACCCAAGTATTCCCTTAGAGCTTCGTTCCATACATTTGGtttattgaagatttcTGATGCGTCATCTTTTAACATACCAATATCAACTAAAGCCTTGACAAATTCAGGGAACCCTTGATATCTTAAAGTTCCTCTAATGACAGTTTCAGCTTCTGGAATATGATAAAGGTCTTTGAAAACGGTAGAATCTCTATTTGGATAACAAACGAAGGCATAACCTGGGTAAATGAAATAAGGTTTAGCAGAAGCCATTAAATCTTCAGAATCGATAGTTTCAATTTTACCATCTTTCCAGTATTTAGCAGAGTTTCTTAAAGCCAATAAAACACCTCTTGATGACCAAGAGAATTTATAACCTAATGGATTGTCAGAATCTTCTGGAGCTGGTAACCCACCACAATAAGATAAGAAAGATTTGATTTTACCACCAGCTTTATGAACTTCATCGATAGTCTTGACGGCATATAAATGATCGATACCTGGATCTAACCCAATTTCATTCATGACAGTGATACCAgcttttttaatttctggTTCTAATTCCCTTAAAGCAGGGGAAATGTAGGAGGATGTGACGACGTTCTTCTTTTGTCTGATTGCGCTTCTAACGACATTTGGATGATAAATGTAAGGGATTAAGGAAATAACGACATCATTTTGTGCAACTACAGCATCTAAAGCAGAGTCATCAGTAACATCTATAGAAATAGCTTTGGAACCTGAATTTTTAGCCAATTCTTGTGCATTGGCTAAAGTTCTGCATGCGACGGTTACATTGATACCATCCGTAGCGGATAGAGTATCGATAACAGGTTGGGCAACGAAACCTGAACCTAGTAATAGTACGTTCTTTGTCATTTCgttcttgttttttatttggttATACTATATAGAATAATAGTTGTTTGATTTCCTATCTGAAAAGGATATAAGCaagaaattttgaaagtaaAAGAGAAAGTAGGGGAAAGATTGAGTGTAACTGAGAACTATAATCatttttatatgttttttGACTTGCTGAACCAATGCATTTCTGAATTCCAgtttcattcaattgaCTTTTCCTATGGAATTTCGAAGGCATTACGTACATTTATGTCACTACGCCAGACTACAGGTACTTGCGTACGTGCTTCCTTCCAGCTGTACAAATACTCCAGAATTTTCCGGTCGGCCCAACTTTGTAGAGTTAAAAATTCCATTGGAATTTAAAATCAAGATTGATGTCTTCAAAGTTATTTGACAAAAGACCTCTTACCTACTACATAAATTCAAAGCCGTAAGGACCTGGATGGCCATGAATCATCATTTCGGACCATGATGATTCAAGCTGAACTGGATTGACCTGAGCTGTTCAGTAGCTAACTGGTCTGGTATTCATGCTGTAATTCAGTGGAATTTATCGAAATCACAAAATTATCATACTTGGAAACTATATTAACTCATCATACGAAGGGTTGGCCTCCTTAACGTTTTTATGTATGCTGACTGTAAAGATGAATAGCTCGATTTTCGATATTATACATTAATAACATTATGTAAAAAGGTAATCAAGGATCATATGTTTGagcatatatattataaattatCCATCATATAATGagcaaaatataaaaattgGATTATAATTTAGAAACCTGAGACCAGGTCACAACTCCTTCCATCAATTTCTTACATCTAGTAAGTGTTGTTTTGAGatacaaaatatttgatcTCCCGTATTGCTCGTCTTCCCTCATTCTTTCTCTAACATCGAcaatttaattctttaaaaactagataaatatatatatatatataattataacaAGGTAACACACTAAAACgctaatattattaatagtaatttttttgtcttttttggattttttatgtttttttgttgattttCTGAAGTTTTTTATTCCTGATAATGAgtttttttcctttgttgtAGCAAGTaagtttgtttgtttgttttttccatttctcTTATTCAACTGTAACAGATTTTGCGAGATTTCTTGGGAAATCAACATCAATACCTTTATTAACTGCAAGCCAATAAGACATTAATTGTAATGGGATGATATTTAATAGACCTTGTAAACAATCAACAGTTTGAGGCACTTCTAAAGTCTCCAAATGGACACTTTCTGCCTTTTTGGCCCAAACGTCATCGTTTTCATTACAAATAACAATTGGATGACCCTTTCTTGCAGTAACTTGTTCAATAGATGAAACGACTTTTGGAAACAAAGAATCTCTTGTACCAAATGCAATTATTGGTAGATTTTCATCAACTAATGCTAAGACACCATGTTTTAATTCACCTGCAAGAACACCTTCAGAATGCATATatgaaatttctttaatttttaaagCACCTTCTAAAGCGGATGCAAATTGATACCCTCTacctaataataataaggatttttgatcttttaattcattttcacataattttttaattctatCTTCCAAGTTTAACACTTGTTTAATTTGTCCTGGAATTAATTTTAAACCttgaataatatcttttcttctttctaatTTGGAGACTCTATCAtcagataatgataatgctACCATGACTAGAGCAATATATTGTGATGTATAAGCCTTTGTTGAGGCGACACCAATTTCTGGACCTGCATTAATATGGACACCACAATGAGTAGCTCTAGATAAAGATGACCCGACACTATTAACAATACCAACAGTTAAAGCACCTCTCTCTAGACAATAATTCAATGCTAACATAGTATCAGCAGTTTCACCACTTTGAGAAACAAAGACACAAATATCATCTCTAAAAACGGGAGATTTTCTATCTAAGAAATCAGAAGCTAATTCGACACTAACTGGGATTTCagataattcttcaaagattGCACGAGTGGCAAGACATGAATGATACGAGGTACCACATGCAACCATTATTAATCTACGAGCTCTTCTGATTGCAGGTAACCAAGCTTTAAGACCACCTAACATTATAGAGTTATTATCGAAATCGATTCTACCTCTCATTGTATTTAAAGTGGATTCAGGTTGTTCATAAATTTCCTTTTGCATAAAATGTTTATATGGCCCTTTCATAATTTGAGCCAATTCCATTTCTAATGTTTGAATAGATCTTGTCATGGATGCACCTACTTCCTTTCTTGACCTATGGATATGTAATTCACCGTCATAAATATGAgctaaatcatcatcttctaagAATAAGACTTTCTTGGTATGTTTTATAACTGAAGCAGCATCAGAAGATAAAAAGAATTCCACTGGGTTTGGAGTACCATCTTCAGATAAGAAAGCTCTTGATTGAGAGTGTCTtaaattgaattcattagTGGCAATTGGTAAAAGATTATGAgcttttttcaatccattaatATGGTTGCTATTGCCGTTCGTAGTGGTAGGACCATTTCCATTAGGAATTCTTGAACCATTAATATGATTACTGGTACCATTATGTATTGGAGTTTCAGGTCTATTATCATCAGGGAATTCTACATCGACGAAATCCacctttaattttttctctgATTTAACACCAATTAATAATGGAGATCCCTTTCTTGTTGCAATAACTTCATTTGGATAATGAGAAGATCTACATAATAACCCATATGAACCTTCTAATTCCAATAGGACCAATTTCGTCAATTCATGGAAATCCAAATCATTCCCATTTTGTA
This window encodes:
- the LYS9 gene encoding saccharopine dehydrogenase (NADP+, L-glutamate-forming) (similar to Saccharomyces cerevisiae LYS9 (YNR050C); ancestral locus Anc_6.376); the protein is MTKNVLLLGSGFVAQPVIDTLSATDGINVTVACRTLANAQELAKNSGSKAISIDVTDDSALDAVVAQNDVVISLIPYIYHPNVVRSAIRQKKNVVTSSYISPALRELEPEIKKAGITVMNEIGLDPGIDHLYAVKTIDEVHKAGGKIKSFLSYCGGLPAPEDSDNPLGYKFSWSSRGVLLALRNSAKYWKDGKIETIDSEDLMASAKPYFIYPGYAFVCYPNRDSTVFKDLYHIPEAETVIRGTLRYQGFPEFVKALVDIGMLKDDASEIFNKPNVWNEALREYLGAKSSSREDLIANIDSKTNWKTSEDRERILSGFAWLGLFEATPITPRGNALDTLCARLEELMQYEEGERDMVVLQHKFGIEWADGTTETRTSTLVDYGKVGGYSSMAATVGLPVSIATRFTLNGTIKGSGLLAPYSPEINDPIMKELKEKYGIYLKEKTIA
- the GFA1 gene encoding glutamine--fructose-6-phosphate transaminase (isomerizing) GFA1 (similar to Saccharomyces cerevisiae GFA1 (YKL104C) and YMR085W; ancestral locus Anc_2.477); the protein is MCGIFGYCNYLVERSRGEIIDTLVDGLERLEYRGYDSTGLAIDGDEPDSTMIFKQIGKVSALKKEIKRQNPNRDVTFVSHCGIAHTRWATHGEPKQVNCHPQRSDPNNEFVVVHNGIITNFRELKTLLTNKGFKFESDTDTECIAKLFKHIYDTNVQNGNDLDFHELTKLVLLELEGSYGLLCRSSHYPNEVIATRKGSPLLIGVKSEKKLKVDFVDVEFPDDNRPETPIHNGTSNHINGSRIPNGNGPTTTNGNSNHINGLKKAHNLLPIATNEFNLRHSQSRAFLSEDGTPNPVEFFLSSDAASVIKHTKKVLFLEDDDLAHIYDGELHIHRSRKEVGASMTRSIQTLEMELAQIMKGPYKHFMQKEIYEQPESTLNTMRGRIDFDNNSIMLGGLKAWLPAIRRARRLIMVACGTSYHSCLATRAIFEELSEIPVSVELASDFLDRKSPVFRDDICVFVSQSGETADTMLALNYCLERGALTVGIVNSVGSSLSRATHCGVHINAGPEIGVASTKAYTSQYIALVMVALSLSDDRVSKLERRKDIIQGLKLIPGQIKQVLNLEDRIKKLCENELKDQKSLLLLGRGYQFASALEGALKIKEISYMHSEGVLAGELKHGVLALVDENLPIIAFGTRDSLFPKVVSSIEQVTARKGHPIVICNENDDVWAKKAESVHLETLEVPQTVDCLQGLLNIIPLQLMSYWLAVNKGIDVDFPRNLAKSVTVE